A section of the Triticum dicoccoides isolate Atlit2015 ecotype Zavitan chromosome 7A, WEW_v2.0, whole genome shotgun sequence genome encodes:
- the LOC119328232 gene encoding L-type lectin-domain containing receptor kinase IX.1-like encodes MGSRRRPTTTLVLVLLLHLYYAPRSASSLRFSLNFSDAGAGSWIDLDGDASISPPRLELTKNLLSSVGRASYAYKVPLWNGDTGEMASFTTNFSFQITPVKDSSGEGMAFFLGHFPSEIPPQSGGGGLGLLPAFTNGTGTTRMVAVEFDTLGNSYYGGISKNHVGIDVNSMVSTESTPIMTTQNLTSSYVMRATVTYHNVSKMLAVDLHIDDALFQVNATVDLSKQLPEEVAVGFSAATGNASELHRILSWSFSSTQPPLPTRNNHKKLVVILSSVLVPLLSLVVCVAVLLWRRHKKMKANENRQERYADRADLERGVAAGGPRRYTYHELVAATRHFAEEEKLGRGGFGSVYRGHLTLTPAAADRRAVAVKMLSAESSAQGRKEFEAEVRIISRLKHRNLVQLLGWCDSHKGLLLVYELVAEGSLDRHLYSKEKCLTWPQRYNIILGLGSALHYLHGEWEQCVVHGDIKPSNIMLDSSMSTKLGDFGLARLVDHDTGLMQTTKAVLGTVGYIDPEFVNTRRPCTESDVYSFGVVLLEIVSGRRPVMETAGKSFTLVRWVWSLYGKNAILDAADERLRGDEANEGWMVRVLIVGLWCAHPDRSERPSIAQTMHVLQSVEARLPALPQHMYRTVPDPMSSSGPDEAFSIDSSTSSSGCVRSSSVNTGATKLSSDLSSTALLQQSTDLTN; translated from the coding sequence ATGGGCTCCCGCCGTCGTCCGACCACCACCCTAGTCCTGGTGCTGCTGCTACACCTCTACTACGCGCCGCGCTCGGCCTCCTCGCTCAGATTCAGCCTCAACTTCTCCGACGCCGGCGCCGGCTCATGGATCGACTTGGATGGCGACGCATCCATCAGCCCGCCAAGGCTCGAGCTGACCAAGAACCTCCTGAGCAGCGTCGGTCGGGCGTCGTACGCGTACAAGGTGCCCCTGTGGAACGGCGACACCGGCGAGATGGCTAGCTTCACCACCAACTTCTCCTTCCAGATCACTCCGGTGAAGGACAGCTCCGGCGAAGGGATGGCCTTCTTCCTCGGCCACTTCCCGTCGGAGATCCCGCcccagagcggcggcggcggcctcggcctcctcccgGCCTTCACCAATGGGACGGGGACCACCCGGATGGTGGCCGTCGAGTTCGACACTCTCGGCAACTCCTACTATGGCGGCATCAGCAAGAACCATGTCGGCATCGACGTCAACTCCATGGTTTCCACGGAGTCCACCCCCATCATGACCACGCAGAACCTCACGTCGTCCTATGTCATGAGGGCAACTGTCACGTACCACAACGTGTCCAAGATGCTGGCCGTTGATCTCCACATCGACGATGCCCTGTTCCAGGTCAATGCGACCGTCGATCTGAGCAAACAGCTACCGGAGGAGGTCGCCGTTGGCTTCTCGGCGGCCACCGGCAACGCCTCCGAGCTGCACCGGATACTCTCATGGTCATTCAGTTCCACTCAACCTCCTCTTCCGACCAGGAACAACCACAAAAAGTTAGTAGTGATCCTGTCATCCGTACTAGTCCCATTGCTTTCTTTGGTGGTATGTGTGGCCGTGTTGCTATGGCGGCGACACAAGAAAATGAAGGCAAATGAGAACAGGCAAGAACGGTACGCCGACAGAGCTGACCTCGAGAGAGGTGTGGCTGCCGGCGGCCCCAGGCGGTACACCTACCACGAGCTGGTTGCCGCAACGAGACACTTCGCGGAGGAGGAGAAGCTCGGGCGAGGCGGCTTCGGGAGCGTTTACCGGGGTCACCTCACGCTTACACCCGCAGCCGCCGACCGCCGTGCGGTGGCGGTAAAGATGTTGTCGGCCGAGTCGTCGGCGCAGGGGAGAAAGGAGTTCGAGGCTGAGGTGAGGATCATCAGCAGATTGAAGCATCGTAACCTTGTGCAGCTGCTGGGTTGGTGCGACAGCCACAAGGGTCTCCTGCTCGTCTATGAGCTCGTGGCGGAGGGCAGCCTAGACAGGCATCTCTACAGCAAGGAAAAATGTCTCACATGGCCACAGAGGTACAATATCATCCTTGGCTTGGGATCCGCGTTGCACTACCTCCACGGAGAGTGGGAGCAGTGCGTCGTGCATGGCGACATCAAGCCTAGCAACATTATGCTCGACTCATCGATGAGCACCAAGCTCGGGGACTTCGGGTTGGCCCGGCTCGTCGACCACGACACGGGGTTGATGCAGACCACCAAGGCCGTGCTCGGCACAGTCGGGTACATCGATCCTGAGTTCGTCAACACGCGTCGGCCATGCACCGAGTCGGACGTGTACAGCTTCGGTGTCGTCCTCCTGGAGATCGTCTCCGGCCGGCGTCCGGTGATGGAGACCGCTGGGAAATCCTTCACGTTGGTCAGGTGGGTGTGGAGCCTATATGGCAAGAACGCGATCCTCGACGCGGCGGATGAGCGGCTGAGGGGTGACGAGGCCAACGAGGGGTGGATGGTCCGCGTGCTCATCGTCGGGCTCTGGTGTGCACACCCGGATCGGAGCGAGCGTCCGTCTATTGCCCAGACCATGCACGTCCTGCAGTCTGTCGAGGCGAGGCTGCCGGCGCTCCCGCAGCACATGTACAGGACCGTGCCGGACCCCATGTCGTCCTCCGGCCCGGATGAGGCTTTCTCCATTGacagctccacctccagctccggtTGTGTTCGCTCTTCTTCGGTCAACACCGGCGCCACCAAACTTTCTTCCGACTTGTCCTCGACTGCGTTGCTACAGCAATCCACGGATCTAACTAATTGA